A stretch of the Dioscorea cayenensis subsp. rotundata cultivar TDr96_F1 chromosome 4, TDr96_F1_v2_PseudoChromosome.rev07_lg8_w22 25.fasta, whole genome shotgun sequence genome encodes the following:
- the LOC120258915 gene encoding protein FAR1-RELATED SEQUENCE 6-like, whose product MTFTSYVEACNFYKQYAQKLGFGTAVRRSTFTTNGECYQLILVCHKWGKGRGSERYQSRVTAKTNCPASIRLKRHADGLLHLEKANTEHNHPLNPSMKRYLKCFKILSSDRVIRPNRFAHTLLRDSGSENLPIDEDELKNSVERGHLKIGPGDNEAMQQFFTRMQKKNSNFFHLVDLDEESRLRSVFWADSRSRIAYEYFSDVVSFDTTHLSNKCSTPLVLFIGVNHHGQPVLLGCGMLSDETIGSYVWLFKAWVACMSGKPPNAIITDHCKAIQDAVSHVFPDVRHRICLWQILRKIPEKLRNFPEHQAVKDALKKVVCDSLTVEEFECEWKKNIEYYGLEGSDWFRLIYDIRHSWVPAFLKDSFWAGMSVTNRTESMGAFFEGLVHKESPFKQFICKYEAALLAKYEKEAQADSESLNKSRHLISKFYMEEQISKQYTLNLFKKFQDELKATMYCDALLVKEEGSISTFEVKESVYMEDGKKTVYKDHQVLYNADDLQVQCICGCFQFKGFLCRHALSVLKSQQIYEIPSHYILNRWKKDCKQLCALARSSVDVELNDSMDRYGYLSQRCHQLIDLGVMSDDKYHLALKLIKEAEECLLDENTGDRRLKFASCATTLSESSGNPSEAHPLDCSKNPNGTPGKRRGRPPKKRKESEMETTVVANQEMHSLRTSLVGEPSDMVRCAPTHIGSHIGIQGGINLMEEISRNDLSFGSHFGVPINHQHHIDAQSRVQHNNILQGQFNQEPLGNQSRMHWFYHDMLQEDQIPRLPHGRRPGQ is encoded by the exons ATGACATTTACATCCTATGTAGAGGCGTGCAATTTTTATAAGCAATATGCTCAGAAGTTGGGATTCGGTACAGCTGTGAGAAGGTCCACTTTTACTACAAATGGGGAATGCTACCAGTTAATACTTGTTTGTCACAAGTGGGGGAAGGGCCGAGGAAGTGAACGCTACCAGTCGAGAGTGACAGCAAAAACAAACTGCCCAGCATCAATTAGGTTGAAGAGACATGCTGACGGTTTGTTGCATTTGGAGAAAGCGAATACTGAGCATAATCACCCTCTAAACCCATCGATGAAACGATACTTGAAATGCTTCAAAATACTTTCTAGTGATAGGGTGATACGACCTAACAGGTTTGCCCATACACTCTTACGTGACAGCGGAAGTGAAAATTTACCAATTGATGAAGATGAGTTAAAAAATTCAGTTGAAAGAGGCCACTTGAAGATTGGGCCAGGAGATAATGAAGCTATGCAGCAGTTTTTTACACGCATGCAgaagaaaaattcaaacttctttcACTTGGTTGATTTAGATGAGGAAAGTCGTTTAAGAAGTGTATTCTGGGCCGACTCAAGGTCTAGGATTGCATATGAGTATTTCAGTGATGTGGTTTCATTTGATACGACACATTTGAGTAATAAATGCTCTACacctcttgttttatttattggaGTTAATCATCATGGTCAGCCTGTATTGCTAGGTTGTGGTATGCTTTCCGATGAAACCATTGGGTCTTATGTTTGGTTGTTTAAGGCTTGGGTAGCGTGTATGTCGGGGAAGCCCCCAAATGCCATAATTACTGATCACTGTAAGGCAATCCAAGATGCAGTTTCCCATGTTTTCCCTGATGTTCGCCATCGTATATGCCTGTGGCAAATCTTGAGAAAGATACCagaaaaattgagaaattttcCAGAGCATCAAGCTGTTAAGGATGCATTGAAGAAAGTAGTATGTGACTCTTTGACTGTAGAAGAGTTTGAATGTGAGtggaagaaaaatattgagTATTATGGTCTTGAAGGCAGTGACTGGTTTCGCCTGATTTATGACATTAGGCACTCTTGGGTCCCTGCTTTTCTTAAAGATTCTTTTTGGGCAGGTATGTCTGTAACTAATCGTACTGAAAGTATGGGGGCATTTTTCGAAGGGCTGGTGCATAAGGAGAGTCCCTTCAAGCAGTTTATCTGTAAATACGAAGCTGCTTTACTAGCTAAGTATGAGAAGGAAGCTCAAGCAGATTCTGAATCACTAAACAAAAGTCGACActtgatctcaaaattttatatggaaGAGCAGATTTCTAAACAATACACTCTCaatttgttcaaaaaatttcaGGATGAACTGAAGGCCACAATGTATTGTGATGCTTTGCTGGTTAAAGAGGAAGGATCAATCTCTACCTTTGAAGTGAAAGAATCAGTTTATATGgaagatgggaaaaaaacaGTTTATAAAGATCATCAAGTTTTGTACAATGCAGATGACCTCCAAGTCCAATGCATTTGTGGTTGTTTCCAATTTAAAGGATTCTTATGCCGGCATGCGCTTTCTGTGCTGAAGTCACAACAGATATATGAGATTCCATCACATTACATTCTTAATCGTTGGAAAAAGGACTGCAAACAGTTGTGTGCTTTAGCTCGTTCCTCTGTTGATGTTGAACTGAATGACTCAATGGATCGTTATGGTTATTTATCCCAACGTTGTCATCAGCTGATTGATTTAGGGGTCATGTCTGATGATAAATACCATCTTGCATTGAAGTTGATCAAAGAGGCAGAGGAGTGTCTTCTGGACGAGAACACAGGTGATAGGCGATTAAAGTTTGCAAGTTGTGCAACCACGTTGAGTGAAAGCAGTGGGAATCCTTCAGAGGCACATCCATTGGATTGTTCCAAGAATCCTAATGGCACACCAGGAAAACGGAGAGGTCGGCCtccaaagaaaaggaaagagtcAGAAATGGAAACTACAGTAGTTGCAAATCAGGAAATG CATTCTCTAAGAACATCCTTGGTTGGAGAACCAAGTGACATGGTTAGATGTGCTCCAACACATATTGGCAGTCATATTGGGATTCAAGGCGGCATCAACCTAATG GAAGAAATCTCTCGCAATGACTTGTCATTTGGTAGCCACTTTGGAGTACCTATCAACCATCAACATCATATTGATGCCCAATCAAGGGTGCAACACAATAATATATTACAG